The following proteins come from a genomic window of Winogradskyella sp. PC-19:
- a CDS encoding RecQ family ATP-dependent DNA helicase, producing the protein MNVAQIDLHAELKKYFGFSQFKGLQEDVIKNVVAGNNTFVIMPTGGGKSLCYQLPALIKEGTAIVVSPLIALMKNQVDAIRGVSENEGVAHVLNSSLNKTQVRQVKDDITNGVTKLLYVAPESLTKEEHVEFLRTVTISFMAVDEAHCISEWGHDFRPEYRNLRHIIKRIGDNIPIVGLTATATEKVQEDILKSLGIPEAVKFKASFNRPNLYYEVRPKTKNVDADIIRFVKQNEGKSGIVYCLSRKRVEELAQVLQVNGVKAVPYHAGLDAKTRVKHQDMFLMEDTDVVVATIAFGMGIDKPDVRFVIHHDIPKSIESYYQETGRAGRDGGEGHCLAYYAYKDIEKLEKFMAGKPVAEQEIGHALLQEVVAFSETSVSRRKFILHYFGEEFDNETGDGGDMDDNVRFPKPQKEAKDDVKIVLDVVDKTNQKYKAKDLVQVIVGNANALISSHKTDQQPFFGIGKDKDARHWMALIRQILVGKLLKKDIETYGVLRITDAGQKFIASPTSFMMAEDHTFDETTDDNIITNSKSRGAVVDETLMKMLKDLQRRVAKQNDVPPYAVFQEFSLEDMTLKYPTTLEEMSNVNGVGEGKAKKFGKPFVSMIADYVEENDIERLEDMVVKSTGSNSALKLYIIQNVDRKLPLSDIASAKGMEMPDFIKEMEAIVFSGTKLNISYWIDDILDEDQQEEIHDYFMESETDKIDVAIDEFDGDYDDEELRLYRIKFMSEVAN; encoded by the coding sequence ATGAACGTTGCACAAATTGACTTACATGCCGAACTAAAAAAATACTTTGGATTTTCACAATTCAAAGGATTACAAGAAGACGTTATAAAAAATGTAGTAGCAGGTAATAATACCTTTGTTATTATGCCAACAGGTGGAGGAAAATCTTTATGCTACCAATTGCCTGCATTGATTAAAGAAGGTACTGCTATCGTGGTTTCGCCTTTAATCGCATTGATGAAAAATCAGGTAGATGCTATTAGAGGTGTATCAGAAAATGAAGGTGTTGCTCACGTTTTAAATTCTTCATTAAATAAAACACAAGTCAGACAAGTTAAAGATGACATTACTAATGGTGTCACAAAACTTTTGTATGTCGCACCAGAATCACTGACTAAAGAAGAGCATGTAGAGTTTTTAAGAACAGTTACCATATCTTTTATGGCTGTTGACGAAGCACATTGTATAAGCGAATGGGGTCATGACTTTAGACCAGAATACAGAAATCTAAGACATATTATAAAGCGTATTGGTGATAATATTCCAATTGTGGGATTAACTGCTACAGCTACAGAAAAGGTACAAGAAGATATTTTAAAGAGTTTAGGTATTCCTGAGGCTGTAAAGTTTAAAGCATCATTTAATCGCCCAAACTTATATTACGAAGTACGTCCAAAAACAAAAAATGTTGATGCAGATATTATTCGTTTTGTAAAACAAAACGAAGGAAAATCTGGAATTGTTTATTGCTTGAGTCGTAAACGTGTTGAAGAATTAGCACAAGTATTACAAGTCAATGGTGTAAAAGCTGTGCCTTATCATGCTGGTTTAGATGCAAAAACTCGTGTGAAACATCAAGATATGTTTTTGATGGAAGATACTGATGTTGTTGTTGCGACAATAGCATTTGGGATGGGAATTGATAAACCAGATGTACGTTTTGTGATTCACCATGATATCCCAAAAAGTATTGAGAGTTATTATCAAGAAACTGGTCGTGCAGGTCGAGATGGTGGCGAAGGTCATTGTTTGGCTTATTATGCATATAAAGACATTGAGAAGCTCGAAAAATTTATGGCAGGAAAACCTGTCGCAGAGCAAGAGATTGGACATGCGCTTTTACAAGAAGTCGTTGCATTCTCAGAAACTTCAGTGTCGCGACGTAAGTTTATTCTACATTATTTTGGCGAAGAATTTGATAACGAAACTGGAGATGGTGGCGATATGGATGATAATGTGCGTTTTCCTAAACCACAAAAAGAAGCTAAAGACGATGTAAAAATTGTCTTAGACGTGGTTGATAAGACCAACCAAAAATACAAGGCTAAAGATTTAGTACAAGTAATTGTTGGTAATGCCAATGCTTTAATTTCCTCTCATAAAACTGACCAACAACCATTTTTTGGTATTGGTAAAGATAAAGACGCTAGACATTGGATGGCATTGATACGTCAGATTTTAGTTGGTAAACTTCTAAAAAAAGACATCGAGACTTATGGTGTTTTACGGATAACTGATGCTGGTCAAAAATTTATTGCGTCTCCTACATCTTTTATGATGGCAGAAGACCATACGTTTGACGAAACTACAGACGATAATATTATTACGAATTCAAAATCTCGTGGAGCTGTTGTTGACGAAACGCTAATGAAAATGCTAAAAGATTTACAGCGTCGCGTAGCAAAACAAAACGATGTGCCGCCATATGCAGTTTTTCAAGAATTTTCCTTGGAGGATATGACACTAAAATATCCAACAACATTAGAAGAAATGTCTAATGTAAACGGTGTCGGAGAAGGAAAAGCCAAAAAATTTGGAAAACCTTTTGTGAGTATGATTGCTGACTATGTCGAAGAAAATGATATTGAGCGTTTAGAAGACATGGTCGTAAAATCTACTGGAAGTAACTCCGCATTAAAACTATATATTATCCAAAACGTAGATAGAAAGTTGCCACTATCAGATATTGCATCTGCAAAAGGAATGGAAATGCCTGATTTTATAAAAGAGATGGAAGCAATTGTCTTTTCTGGAACTAAACTGAATATTAGTTATTGGATAGACGATATTTTGGACGAAGACCAGCAAGAAGAAATCCATGACTACTTTATGGAGTCTGAAACTGATAAAATAGACGTTGCCATTGATGAGTTTGATGGCGATTACGATGACGAGGAACTACGCTTGTATCGTATTAAGTTTATGAGTGAGGTTGCGAATTAA
- a CDS encoding SIS domain-containing protein gives MKTESSILDIAKSTITMESNAIANLVDLLTDDFANATELIYNSKGRVIITGIGKSAIIANKIVATLNSTGTPSVFMHAADAIHGDLGLILEDDVVICISKSGNTPEIKVLVPLIKNAKNKMIAITGNKDSFLGQQADYVLNAYVEQEACPNNLAPTTSTTAQLVIGDALAVCLLKLRGFSSRDFAKYHPGGALGKRLYLRVNDLSSVNQKPEVTLDASLKEVIIEISEKMLGVTAVTQDSKIVGIITDGDLRRMLSKSDDIAHLTAKEIMGSSPKSISEDAMAVDAKEVMEEFGISQLLVEKDGKYAGVVHLHDLIKEGII, from the coding sequence TTGAAAACTGAATCCTCTATTCTAGATATCGCAAAGTCTACAATAACTATGGAAAGCAATGCAATTGCTAACCTTGTTGACTTATTAACTGATGATTTTGCAAATGCTACCGAACTCATTTACAACTCCAAAGGCCGTGTTATTATTACCGGAATTGGAAAAAGCGCAATCATAGCCAATAAGATTGTCGCCACTTTAAACTCTACAGGAACGCCATCTGTTTTTATGCACGCCGCAGATGCAATACATGGAGATTTAGGACTAATCTTGGAAGATGATGTGGTCATTTGTATTTCAAAAAGCGGAAATACACCAGAAATTAAAGTTTTAGTTCCTCTTATAAAAAATGCTAAGAATAAAATGATTGCTATTACAGGCAACAAAGATTCATTTTTAGGACAGCAAGCCGATTATGTACTTAATGCTTATGTAGAACAAGAAGCTTGTCCAAACAACTTAGCACCTACCACAAGTACAACAGCGCAATTAGTTATTGGTGACGCTTTGGCTGTTTGTCTTTTAAAACTCCGTGGATTTTCGAGCAGAGATTTTGCAAAATACCATCCTGGTGGCGCATTAGGAAAACGTTTATATCTCAGAGTTAATGATTTGTCATCGGTAAATCAAAAACCTGAAGTGACATTAGATGCTAGCCTAAAAGAAGTTATCATAGAAATTTCTGAAAAAATGTTAGGCGTCACTGCTGTTACACAAGACTCAAAAATAGTAGGCATAATTACTGATGGCGATTTGAGACGTATGCTTAGTAAAAGTGATGATATTGCACATTTGACTGCTAAAGAAATTATGGGTAGCAGCCCAAAAAGCATAAGCGAAGATGCCATGGCCGTAGACGCTAAGGAAGTTATGGAAGAGTTTGGTATTTCTCAATTATTAGTTGAAAAGGACGGAAAGTATGCTGGTGTTGTTCACTTACACGATTTAATAAAAGAAGGCATAATCTAA
- the tatC gene encoding twin-arginine translocase subunit TatC, with amino-acid sequence MAKKPVDEMSFLDHLEDLRWHLIRITIAILIAGIVAFCFPKILFGVIIFGPTEMTFPTYQWLCEMSQMMGIQDTTFCADRFPFDLQNRAVAGQFSTHIWTSIYAGFIIAFPYVLYQLWRFISPGLKKNERKNSRGFIIVASFLFFTGVLFGYYVITPLSFNFLANYSISDLVVNDFDLDSVIAVVKSSSLASGLVFELPIIVYFLTKVGLVTPEIMKKYRKFALVIVLIISAVITPPDLNSQVIVAVPILILYQVSILISRIVVRNQKRKERKQKAKA; translated from the coding sequence ATGGCAAAAAAACCTGTTGACGAAATGTCTTTTCTTGACCATCTTGAAGATTTAAGGTGGCATCTTATTAGAATTACAATAGCTATTCTCATAGCTGGTATTGTAGCATTCTGTTTTCCTAAGATTCTGTTTGGTGTTATTATTTTCGGGCCAACAGAAATGACTTTCCCAACATACCAATGGTTATGTGAAATGTCACAGATGATGGGTATTCAAGATACGACCTTTTGTGCAGACAGGTTTCCATTTGACTTACAAAACAGAGCTGTTGCAGGACAATTCTCAACTCATATATGGACATCGATATATGCCGGTTTTATAATAGCATTTCCTTATGTCTTATATCAATTATGGCGATTTATTAGTCCAGGTTTAAAGAAAAATGAACGTAAAAATTCAAGAGGATTTATTATTGTTGCTTCTTTTTTATTCTTTACAGGTGTCTTATTTGGATATTATGTCATTACACCGTTATCCTTTAACTTTTTAGCTAATTATAGCATAAGTGATTTGGTTGTTAACGACTTTGATTTAGACTCTGTTATAGCTGTTGTAAAGTCTTCTTCGTTGGCTTCAGGATTAGTATTTGAACTTCCAATTATTGTTTATTTCTTGACTAAAGTCGGTTTAGTCACTCCTGAAATAATGAAAAAATACAGGAAATTCGCCCTAGTCATTGTATTAATAATATCAGCAGTAATTACTCCACCAGACCTTAATAGTCAGGTAATTGTAGCTGTTCCAATTTTAATACTATATCAAGTTAGTATATTAATTTCGCGAATAGTTGTAAGGAATCAAAAAAGAAAAGAACGAAAACAGAAAGCAAAAGCATAA
- a CDS encoding carboxymuconolactone decarboxylase family protein, with product MSDVVKEFNEYRSKMNDKILADKNKIVRRIFNLDTNAFAAGALDVKTKELLGLVASTVLRCDDCVKYHLETAYKEGITKEEVSETLGIATLIGGTIVIPHLRRAHEYWEALENSDFVSPSN from the coding sequence ATGTCAGACGTTGTAAAAGAATTTAATGAGTACCGTTCTAAAATGAACGATAAAATATTAGCAGATAAAAATAAGATTGTAAGACGCATCTTCAATTTAGACACCAATGCATTTGCAGCTGGTGCTTTAGATGTAAAAACAAAAGAACTACTTGGTCTGGTTGCCTCTACAGTATTGCGTTGTGATGACTGTGTAAAGTATCATCTTGAAACAGCCTACAAAGAAGGTATTACAAAAGAAGAAGTAAGCGAGACTTTAGGTATTGCCACTTTAATTGGAGGGACAATTGTTATTCCTCATTTGAGACGTGCCCACGAGTATTGGGAAGCTCTAGAAAATTCTGATTTCGTTTCGCCTTCAAACTAA
- the lptB gene encoding LPS export ABC transporter ATP-binding protein: MKLHAENLMKSYSGRKVVKDVSLEVNQGEIVGLLGPNGAGKTTSFYMIVGIIKPNGGNIYLEDKNITNYPMYKRAQNGIGYLAQEASVFRKLSIEDNILSVLQMTKLSKKEQHDKMESLIEEFGLGHIRKSRGDLLSGGERRRTEIARALATDPNFILLDEPFAGVDPVAVEDIQRIIAKLTKKNIGILITDHNVQETLAITDRTYLMFEGGILKAGIPEELAEDEMVRKVYLGKNFELRKKKLEF; encoded by the coding sequence ATGAAATTACACGCCGAAAATTTAATGAAGTCCTATAGTGGACGAAAAGTTGTAAAAGATGTCTCGCTTGAGGTTAATCAGGGAGAAATTGTAGGATTACTTGGACCAAATGGTGCTGGTAAAACGACTTCTTTTTACATGATTGTAGGTATTATAAAACCTAACGGCGGAAACATCTATCTTGAAGATAAAAACATCACCAATTATCCGATGTACAAACGTGCTCAAAATGGTATTGGCTATTTGGCACAAGAAGCTTCAGTTTTCAGAAAACTAAGTATTGAAGACAATATCTTAAGTGTTCTTCAAATGACAAAACTGAGCAAAAAAGAGCAGCACGATAAAATGGAATCACTAATTGAAGAATTTGGTTTGGGACATATCCGTAAATCTCGCGGTGATTTGTTATCTGGTGGTGAACGTCGTCGAACAGAAATAGCCCGTGCTTTAGCTACCGACCCAAACTTTATTTTACTTGATGAACCTTTTGCTGGTGTTGATCCAGTTGCAGTTGAGGATATTCAGCGAATTATTGCTAAACTGACTAAGAAAAATATTGGCATACTTATTACTGACCACAACGTACAAGAGACACTTGCTATTACTGATAGAACATACCTTATGTTTGAAGGTGGTATCCTAAAAGCTGGTATTCCTGAAGAACTTGCTGAAGACGAAATGGTGCGAAAAGTTTATCTTGGTAAAAACTTCGAGCTTCGTAAAAAGAAATTAGAATTCTAA
- a CDS encoding TerC family protein has product MAQVIFTLLMLVMLQAVLGFDNLLYISLESKKAPEKDRKRVRKIGILIAIALRIVLLFVLVSLIGYFQSPFSFLTGKMEDVLEFAFNGHSLIVLAGGGFIIYTAIKEIWHMISLKDLTIDVEDASKGTKSSNAVIVSIVIMNLVFSFDSILAAIGLTSEIENSTTAFIVMAIAIVASGLLMLFLADRISTFLAKNRMYEVLGLFILFIVGIMLVTEGGHLAHLKIFGEEIVPMSKTTFYFVIVVLVIVDIVQGRYQKKLLKEANK; this is encoded by the coding sequence CAGTTCTCGGTTTTGACAACCTTTTATACATTTCTTTAGAGTCAAAAAAAGCACCTGAAAAGGATAGAAAACGCGTACGTAAAATTGGAATTCTAATAGCCATAGCTCTAAGGATTGTATTGCTCTTTGTGTTGGTGTCATTGATAGGATATTTTCAAAGTCCATTTTCTTTTTTAACAGGAAAAATGGAAGATGTTTTAGAGTTTGCTTTTAATGGTCATAGTCTCATTGTACTTGCGGGTGGCGGGTTTATAATTTACACAGCAATAAAGGAAATTTGGCATATGATTTCTCTAAAAGATTTAACTATTGATGTAGAAGATGCTTCTAAAGGTACTAAGTCGTCAAATGCGGTTATAGTAAGTATTGTTATAATGAATCTAGTGTTTTCATTCGATTCTATTTTAGCGGCTATCGGTTTGACTAGCGAAATAGAAAACTCAACAACAGCATTTATCGTTATGGCTATCGCTATTGTTGCTAGTGGTTTATTGATGTTGTTCTTAGCAGACCGTATTTCAACATTTTTAGCAAAAAATAGAATGTATGAAGTGCTAGGCTTATTTATTCTTTTTATAGTAGGGATAATGCTTGTTACAGAAGGTGGCCATTTAGCACATCTAAAAATCTTTGGGGAAGAAATTGTTCCAATGAGTAAAACTACTTTCTATTTTGTAATTGTAGTATTGGTTATAGTCGATATTGTTCAAGGACGATATCAGAAGAAATTATTGAAGGAAGCAAATAAGTAA